One region of Mucilaginibacter sp. 14171R-50 genomic DNA includes:
- a CDS encoding exo-alpha-sialidase — MKNQKMKRLSVLVPAIPLVLFLLNSFVLKENKTGAKITEGTKSGVLNIVYRSTDGGQTWLNISEGLPESLQRSGVWNGGLVANNRGLYIRAANGLFYDDPNSKTFFWTKEIFPGKQRNITAGNNGILAYDIRGQFMQKINGADNWVPAYTNFQEQAVRIDKTMDWMYKNFKEREVRTVFETSRGTILVGSSNSLFRSANGGTSWKQLHVGDGRMKFVELNGVLLTTSKNGILRSTDDGESWDRVISEGGLGIAVEPINGGFAAIVYNPVTKINTLHISLDDGKTWNATGKDLLPSWNNLLMKKMGLVDSTPEILSIKQMGKYLICGRTDGIFRSSDLGKTWSRLELPAVENKGFNLSVSGTAIYIFPNKGC, encoded by the coding sequence ATGAAAAATCAAAAAATGAAACGACTATCTGTACTTGTTCCGGCTATCCCACTGGTATTATTTCTCCTGAATTCTTTTGTATTAAAAGAAAACAAAACGGGCGCTAAAATAACGGAAGGGACTAAATCAGGGGTTTTAAACATTGTTTACAGATCTACGGATGGCGGACAGACATGGCTAAACATTAGCGAAGGACTGCCTGAAAGTTTGCAGAGATCGGGTGTTTGGAACGGGGGGCTTGTTGCAAACAACCGCGGGTTATATATACGTGCTGCAAATGGCCTTTTTTACGATGACCCAAATTCCAAAACTTTTTTTTGGACAAAAGAGATATTCCCTGGCAAGCAACGTAACATTACTGCCGGCAATAATGGGATACTTGCATATGATATCAGGGGCCAGTTTATGCAAAAAATAAACGGCGCGGATAATTGGGTACCCGCGTACACAAATTTTCAGGAGCAAGCCGTACGCATAGACAAAACGATGGATTGGATGTACAAGAATTTCAAAGAGAGAGAAGTACGCACCGTTTTTGAAACTTCGCGCGGTACAATTCTCGTTGGCTCCAGCAATAGCCTTTTCAGGTCTGCTAATGGTGGAACGAGCTGGAAACAATTGCATGTTGGGGATGGCAGGATGAAGTTTGTAGAGTTGAACGGTGTACTGTTAACCACCAGCAAAAATGGAATACTAAGATCGACCGATGATGGCGAAAGCTGGGATCGTGTAATCAGCGAAGGGGGGCTTGGTATAGCTGTTGAACCTATAAATGGCGGATTTGCTGCTATAGTTTACAACCCCGTAACCAAGATAAACACATTACATATTTCGCTGGATGATGGCAAAACCTGGAACGCCACAGGCAAGGACCTTCTACCCTCGTGGAATAATTTATTGATGAAAAAAATGGGCTTGGTCGATTCAACGCCGGAAATTTTATCAATTAAACAAATGGGCAAGTATTTGATATGTGGCCGCACAGATGGCATCTTCCGGTCATCTGACCTGGGCAAAACCTGGAGCAGGTTAGAACTTCCTGCAGTAGAAAATAAAGGCTTCAATTTATCTGTTTCGGGTACGGCGATTTATATTTTTCCTAATAAAGGATGTTAA
- a CDS encoding response regulator transcription factor, producing MVDSRNMLSGKNKYLFGLMLIAFISMIGVAFSMDESDDFNIARREILLRRIGHELLLQSGDSTSRVLPVKKVAANEYQISFENRFTFQPTLVVNTISHVLANDPLTSDYVVNILNRGTNSVAYGFAVSKNKKDDIVPCKGRRQPREYYVINVKFKPAGIIKAKTGYFLGSLPLLAFIGFILSRSVKARKALTGDQHTGVFTLGAVTFDATNRKLIINGKSTDLTGTEMRLLRIFALSPNQTIDRARLQKEIWEDEGVIVGRSLDMFISKLRKKLEPDPNINIVVVRGKGYKLEVNG from the coding sequence ATGGTTGATAGCCGAAATATGCTTTCGGGGAAAAATAAGTACCTTTTTGGGTTGATGCTGATCGCGTTTATCTCTATGATCGGAGTGGCTTTTAGCATGGATGAAAGTGACGACTTTAATATCGCCCGGAGGGAAATTTTGCTGCGAAGGATAGGGCACGAACTGCTGCTCCAGTCGGGCGACAGCACCTCAAGGGTACTGCCGGTAAAAAAGGTCGCAGCCAATGAATACCAGATCAGTTTCGAGAACCGGTTCACTTTTCAACCAACCCTCGTGGTGAATACTATTAGCCATGTGCTGGCTAATGATCCGCTCACAAGTGACTATGTTGTCAATATTTTAAACAGGGGCACTAACAGTGTAGCCTATGGATTTGCTGTGTCTAAAAATAAAAAAGATGATATCGTACCGTGCAAAGGAAGAAGACAGCCCCGGGAATATTACGTCATCAACGTTAAATTTAAACCGGCAGGAATAATTAAAGCAAAGACCGGCTATTTTTTGGGCAGCCTGCCATTGTTGGCGTTCATCGGCTTTATACTCTCGAGGTCGGTTAAGGCACGAAAAGCATTAACCGGTGACCAGCATACCGGAGTGTTTACATTAGGTGCGGTAACGTTTGATGCTACTAATCGTAAGCTTATCATAAATGGAAAATCGACAGACCTGACCGGGACTGAAATGCGTTTGCTGCGTATCTTCGCACTATCGCCAAACCAAACCATAGACAGGGCCCGGCTTCAAAAAGAGATATGGGAGGACGAAGGTGTTATTGTAGGCCGCAGCCTTGACATGTTTATCTCAAAACTTAGGAAAAAGCTTGAACCCGATCCTAATATCAATATTGTCGTTGTTCGTGGGAAAGGGTATAAGCTTGAGGTTAATGGTTAA
- a CDS encoding regulatory protein RecX: MDTPKKVKITDVNVAMAKAEHYCAYQERSQQEVRNKLYDWGLWPDAVENIITRLIEENYLNEERFAKAYTKGKFNQKGWGKIKIKQGLKFKNVSPVLIKKALLTIDASDYMDTLTRLMQKKAATLPERDPYKRRYKLQQYALSRGFETDLATEVLKNSEL; this comes from the coding sequence ATGGATACGCCGAAAAAAGTAAAGATCACCGATGTAAACGTTGCCATGGCTAAAGCGGAACATTACTGCGCCTACCAGGAACGCTCGCAGCAGGAAGTGCGCAACAAACTTTATGACTGGGGCTTGTGGCCCGACGCGGTAGAAAACATAATTACCCGACTAATTGAAGAGAATTATTTAAACGAAGAGCGCTTTGCCAAGGCCTACACCAAAGGCAAGTTTAACCAAAAAGGCTGGGGTAAAATAAAGATAAAGCAGGGACTGAAGTTTAAAAACGTATCGCCTGTATTAATAAAAAAGGCGCTTTTAACCATTGATGCAAGCGACTATATGGATACCCTTACCCGCTTGATGCAGAAAAAAGCAGCCACCCTGCCCGAAAGGGATCCCTATAAACGCCGGTATAAACTGCAACAGTATGCCTTAAGCCGTGGTTTTGAAACCGACCTGGCCACGGAGGTTTTGAAAAACAGCGAGTTATAA
- a CDS encoding DUF1682 domain-containing protein, which yields MKKLLFITMVLFCIKASAQTGGTTTTPVKTEAEIKAEAQKTAALLAQEKESEKAKLNAKDKAKFEKYESKKALKHALKIAEHEDEVRLGKAVAGNRVNYSAHVLSTNFIIPMVRVNFLVNDPAALENKKASVSLFNSVGAGVGYSWGKLERITSADGTVISQELTNRLGFQVGVLFAAGGGGSGTNTQTTTETDPSTSATSTTTVTNNQGATNIFALTATFSVLNFQFGGGYELGTLTPGHRRGFVTIAYSIPLSTLIKGGFWILKKKPVPSDNSDDSLRQ from the coding sequence ATGAAAAAACTTTTATTTATTACGATGGTGCTTTTTTGCATAAAAGCCAGTGCCCAAACGGGCGGAACAACTACCACCCCGGTAAAAACTGAGGCCGAAATAAAAGCCGAGGCCCAGAAAACAGCTGCACTTTTAGCGCAAGAAAAAGAAAGTGAGAAAGCTAAATTGAACGCTAAAGACAAGGCCAAATTTGAAAAGTACGAATCGAAGAAAGCGCTTAAGCATGCCTTGAAAATAGCAGAACACGAAGACGAGGTCAGGTTAGGGAAAGCGGTAGCGGGCAATCGTGTAAATTACTCGGCACACGTGTTAAGTACCAATTTTATTATCCCTATGGTTCGCGTCAATTTTTTAGTTAACGATCCTGCCGCGTTAGAAAATAAAAAAGCGAGTGTATCCTTGTTTAATTCAGTAGGTGCAGGTGTGGGCTATTCGTGGGGCAAACTGGAAAGAATTACCAGCGCCGACGGCACTGTGATATCGCAGGAACTGACTAACCGGTTGGGCTTCCAGGTAGGAGTTTTGTTTGCCGCAGGCGGTGGTGGCAGCGGCACTAATACCCAAACAACCACAGAAACCGATCCGTCAACATCCGCAACATCCACTACCACGGTAACCAATAATCAGGGGGCAACCAATATTTTTGCTTTAACAGCGACTTTTAGTGTGTTGAATTTTCAGTTTGGGGGCGGTTATGAATTGGGTACGCTAACACCTGGGCACAGACGTGGATTTGTAACGATAGCGTATTCCATCCCGCTTTCGACATTGATAAAAGGCGGCTTTTGGATATTGAAGAAAAAACCTGTCCCGTCAGACAACTCAGACGATTCATTAAGACAATGA
- a CDS encoding bifunctional UDP-N-acetylmuramoyl-tripeptide:D-alanyl-D-alanine ligase/alanine racemase, with product MYDISAMQNTYTINDVKEVINAGGTVVEDAAISVLLTDSRRINNPTGALFFALGGRRDGHEFIADAYTSGVRNFVVNHQPDTIMPDANFLVVANVLAALQTLAAHRRKQYDIEVIGITGSNGKTIVKEWLYQLMCPEKTIVRNPKSYNSQIGVPLSVWQMNQTHNLGIFEAGISAPGEMDKLEAIIQPTIGVLTHIGTAHDEGFESPEQKLSEKLKLFKNCKKLIYNYEALLDYKDELKLRDCFSWSRKFNLVDLYVFSETTISGKYYMRAIYQEKEIECLLPFRDEASIENAIVCWATMLAMGYSPADADDRIERLAAVSMRLELKHGINDCSIIDDSYNSDIQSLEIALNFLTQQNQHQKKTLILSDIYQSGLQQEALYRQVAEMVSAKQVDRLIGVGTFLQQYKDYFNLPQMHFYADTASLLKEMNRLHLHDETILIKGSRSFEFERISRALGQKAHETVLEINLNTLLSNLNFYKARLTPGVKIMAMVKAFSYGSGTFEVANMLQYNKVDYLAVAYTDEGIALRDTGITLPIMVLNPEPLAYDKLVANKLEPAIYSFSLLDEFVKFAQDEEIYNYPVHIKIDSGMHRVGFEGFEIEALCDLLEINPYIQVQSVYSHLVASDAEQHDLFTLQQISIFEKAFTQIEEALGYKVIKHISNTSGIIRWPNAHYDMVRLGIGLYGVDAAVPREESGLQPVATLKTTVSQVKKMAATETIGYNRNGSLKADGKIATVRIGYADGYLRAFGNGVGRMLVNGTLVPTVGNITMDMCMLDVSNVEVKEGDEVIVFNEQQRIEELALQIGTIPYEILTNISQRVKRVYFYE from the coding sequence GTGTACGATATTAGTGCCATGCAAAATACTTACACTATAAACGATGTAAAAGAGGTAATAAACGCGGGCGGCACAGTGGTAGAGGATGCCGCCATCAGCGTACTGCTAACGGATAGCCGCCGGATAAATAACCCCACAGGAGCGCTGTTTTTCGCGTTGGGCGGCCGGCGCGACGGGCACGAGTTTATTGCCGATGCCTATACATCAGGTGTGCGCAATTTTGTGGTTAACCATCAGCCTGATACTATAATGCCCGATGCTAACTTTTTAGTTGTGGCAAATGTATTGGCGGCTTTACAAACACTTGCAGCACATCGCCGCAAACAATATGATATTGAGGTTATCGGCATTACCGGCAGTAATGGTAAAACTATTGTAAAAGAATGGCTTTACCAGCTGATGTGTCCCGAAAAGACCATAGTGCGTAACCCTAAAAGCTATAATTCGCAGATAGGGGTGCCGTTATCAGTTTGGCAAATGAACCAAACGCACAATTTAGGGATATTTGAGGCAGGTATATCAGCGCCGGGCGAAATGGATAAACTGGAAGCTATTATACAGCCAACAATAGGTGTGCTTACCCACATTGGTACCGCTCATGATGAAGGTTTCGAATCGCCTGAGCAAAAGCTATCCGAAAAATTGAAGCTGTTTAAGAATTGCAAAAAGCTGATATATAACTATGAAGCCTTGCTTGATTATAAGGATGAACTGAAACTGCGCGATTGTTTTTCCTGGAGCCGCAAATTTAACCTGGTTGACCTGTATGTATTTAGCGAAACCACCATATCCGGTAAATATTACATGCGCGCCATTTACCAGGAGAAAGAGATCGAGTGCCTTTTACCTTTTCGCGACGAGGCCTCGATAGAGAACGCCATAGTTTGCTGGGCAACCATGCTGGCCATGGGCTACAGCCCGGCAGACGCGGACGACCGTATAGAGCGCCTTGCCGCCGTGAGTATGCGCCTGGAGCTGAAACATGGTATAAACGATTGTTCCATTATAGATGATTCTTATAATTCGGATATCCAGTCGCTTGAAATAGCGCTTAATTTTTTAACCCAGCAAAACCAGCATCAAAAGAAAACCCTCATCCTGTCGGATATTTACCAGTCGGGGCTGCAGCAGGAAGCATTGTACAGGCAGGTTGCCGAAATGGTAAGCGCAAAGCAAGTTGACCGGCTTATTGGGGTAGGAACGTTTTTGCAGCAGTATAAGGATTATTTTAACCTGCCGCAAATGCATTTTTATGCAGACACGGCATCGTTGCTGAAGGAGATGAACCGGCTGCACCTGCACGACGAAACCATCCTGATAAAGGGCTCAAGGAGTTTCGAATTTGAGCGGATAAGTCGCGCCCTGGGCCAAAAAGCACACGAAACGGTGTTGGAGATAAACCTGAACACCTTACTGAGCAATTTAAATTTTTATAAGGCCAGGCTAACGCCGGGAGTTAAAATAATGGCGATGGTAAAAGCCTTTTCCTACGGCAGCGGCACCTTCGAGGTAGCAAATATGCTGCAGTATAACAAAGTGGATTATCTTGCGGTTGCCTATACCGACGAAGGCATAGCCCTGCGCGACACAGGCATTACCCTGCCTATAATGGTACTTAACCCCGAGCCGCTGGCTTATGACAAGCTGGTTGCCAATAAATTAGAACCGGCTATTTACAGCTTTTCTTTACTTGACGAATTTGTAAAGTTTGCCCAGGATGAGGAGATATATAATTACCCCGTACACATCAAAATTGACAGCGGTATGCACCGTGTTGGTTTTGAAGGCTTTGAAATTGAAGCCCTTTGCGACCTGCTGGAGATTAACCCGTATATACAAGTACAGTCGGTTTACTCGCACTTGGTGGCCAGTGATGCCGAGCAGCATGACCTTTTTACCTTGCAGCAGATCAGTATATTTGAAAAGGCCTTTACACAGATTGAGGAGGCTTTGGGTTATAAAGTGATCAAACATATCAGCAACACATCGGGCATTATACGCTGGCCGAATGCGCATTACGATATGGTAAGGCTGGGTATTGGCCTGTATGGGGTAGATGCCGCCGTACCGCGCGAAGAAAGTGGCTTGCAGCCGGTGGCGACACTGAAAACTACGGTATCGCAGGTTAAAAAAATGGCCGCGACCGAAACCATTGGCTATAACCGTAACGGCAGCCTTAAGGCCGATGGTAAAATAGCAACCGTGCGTATTGGCTATGCCGATGGTTACCTGCGCGCTTTCGGCAACGGAGTGGGCCGTATGCTGGTGAACGGAACGCTTGTGCCAACGGTTGGCAATATTACTATGGATATGTGTATGCTTGATGTAAGCAACGTAGAGGTAAAAGAGGGGGACGAGGTAATTGTGTTTAACGAGCAGCAACGTATAGAAGAACTTGCGCTGCAGATAGGCACCATCCCTTACGAAATACTAACAAATATTTCACAGCGGGTAAAAAGAGTGTACTTTTACGAGTAG
- a CDS encoding DUF502 domain-containing protein — protein sequence MKRIFRALLNYFIKGLLIVVPLGAAFFLIFWVIASIDTSLNLSSELLVDNKGKPLYIPGLGILTVIVIILIAGVLVTNVITDPIKKWFMRWLNRLPLFKFLYSSIKDFTGAFVGEEKKFNEPVLVEVNEFGLKKIGFLVQKDMRALHLPGEVAVYFPMSYSFAGQVVIVSADKVKPIDKNAAEVMKFVISGGVSGLV from the coding sequence ATGAAGAGAATATTCCGTGCCCTTTTAAATTATTTTATCAAAGGCCTGCTGATTGTTGTGCCGCTTGGCGCAGCTTTTTTCCTGATATTCTGGGTCATAGCAAGCATCGATACATCGCTAAACCTTAGCAGCGAGCTATTGGTTGATAATAAAGGTAAACCTTTATATATACCGGGTTTAGGTATTTTAACCGTAATTGTAATTATTTTAATAGCCGGCGTGTTGGTTACCAACGTGATAACCGATCCCATTAAAAAATGGTTTATGCGCTGGCTCAACCGCTTGCCGTTATTTAAATTCTTGTATTCATCGATAAAAGACTTCACCGGGGCGTTTGTAGGCGAGGAGAAAAAGTTCAACGAGCCCGTTTTAGTAGAAGTTAACGAATTTGGACTAAAAAAAATAGGTTTCCTTGTTCAAAAGGACATGAGGGCGCTTCATCTGCCTGGCGAGGTAGCGGTATATTTTCCAATGTCGTATTCATTTGCAGGGCAGGTGGTTATTGTATCGGCAGATAAAGTAAAACCGATAGATAAAAATGCCGCCGAGGTGATGAAGTTTGTCATATCCGGCGGGGTTAGTGGCCTGGTGTAG
- a CDS encoding TCR/Tet family MFS transporter has translation MSEPVQHGKAALGFIFVTIFIDVLGLGIIIPILPKLLEELGHVNISMASQYSGWLTFTYASMQFLFAPVLGNLSDLIGRRPVLLFSLLGFGIDYLFMAFAPTILWLFAGRFIAGIAGASTTTATAYIADVSSGDKRAANFGLIGAATGLGFILGIGLGGFLGAYWIKLPFIVAAGLALLNALYGYFVLPESLILRHRRRFEWKRANPVGSLLRLRKYSMAISTLITAYTIVYIGQKAIESVLPFYLIEKFQWTLHSISALGVFIGLLIAGIQGGFVRWTIPKFGLRKNIMAGIAFYGIGLVLIAFNNVGWLMYVYMIPYCLGGIGGTALQGFISENVPANEQGELQGALASLVSLTTIIGPLMMTTLFHHFTIKGASVYFPGAPFLMGAVLMFISVILTIRSFKKKDPKLLPQNASTPGH, from the coding sequence ATGAGTGAACCTGTTCAACACGGCAAGGCTGCTTTAGGATTTATCTTCGTTACGATATTTATAGACGTATTGGGGCTGGGTATCATCATCCCTATCCTGCCCAAGCTATTAGAAGAACTTGGCCACGTAAATATTAGTATGGCCAGCCAGTACAGTGGATGGCTTACATTTACCTATGCATCTATGCAGTTTTTATTTGCGCCGGTGCTGGGCAACCTGAGCGACCTGATAGGCCGCAGGCCGGTGCTGCTGTTCTCGCTGCTTGGTTTTGGTATAGATTACCTTTTTATGGCCTTTGCCCCTACCATACTGTGGCTTTTTGCCGGGCGTTTTATTGCCGGCATAGCAGGTGCCAGCACCACCACAGCTACTGCCTACATAGCCGATGTAAGCAGCGGCGATAAACGGGCTGCCAATTTTGGTTTAATAGGCGCTGCAACCGGCTTAGGCTTTATCCTGGGTATTGGTTTAGGCGGATTTTTGGGTGCCTACTGGATAAAATTGCCATTTATAGTAGCCGCCGGGCTGGCTTTATTAAATGCGTTGTATGGTTACTTTGTATTGCCCGAGTCGTTAATATTGAGGCATCGCCGCAGGTTCGAGTGGAAACGCGCCAACCCAGTTGGGTCCTTGTTAAGACTCCGTAAGTATTCAATGGCCATTAGCACATTAATAACCGCCTATACCATAGTTTACATTGGCCAAAAGGCTATCGAGAGCGTATTGCCCTTTTACCTGATAGAAAAGTTTCAATGGACACTGCACAGCATCAGCGCCCTGGGTGTTTTTATCGGCCTGCTGATCGCGGGTATACAGGGGGGCTTTGTGAGGTGGACGATACCCAAATTTGGCCTGCGAAAAAATATTATGGCCGGGATAGCCTTTTATGGTATAGGCCTGGTATTAATAGCATTTAACAACGTTGGCTGGCTAATGTATGTTTACATGATACCTTACTGCCTGGGTGGTATAGGTGGCACGGCTTTGCAGGGCTTTATATCTGAGAACGTACCAGCCAATGAGCAAGGCGAATTACAGGGGGCGCTTGCCAGCCTGGTAAGCTTAACAACCATTATAGGGCCGCTGATGATGACCACCCTGTTCCATCACTTTACCATCAAAGGCGCATCGGTTTATTTCCCCGGGGCGCCGTTTTTAATGGGCGCGGTATTGATGTTCATCAGCGTGATATTGACCATACGCAGCTTTAAAAAGAAAGATCCGAAGCTGCTGCCGCAAAATGCTTCTACACCAGGCCACTAA
- a CDS encoding TCR/Tet family MFS transporter, translated as MDLLTQPKKKAALSFIFITLLIDVIGLAIIIPVFPKLIETLIHGNISQASKYSGLLLVAYAVMQFLFSPMVGNLSDKYGRRPVLLFSLLGFGIDYLFLAFAPTIGWLFVGRIIAGITGASFTTASAYIADVSEPEKRAQNFGMIGVAFGLGFIIGPFIGGVLGDLDTRYPFYAAAALALLNAAYGFFILPESLDKEHRREFDWKRANPMGSLLQLKKYPAVIGLAACLFIVYFAGHAVQSVWTFYTIEKFKWSVATVGYSLTFIGAMIALVQGGLIRIAIPKLGQNRSIWIGLILYAAGMLLFGLANKSWMMFAFMIPYALGGICGPALQGVMTNEVPKNEQGELQGGLTSLMSLSSIFGPWFMTWIFAYFTADNAPVHLPGAPYFVASALMLIGAILAVRSFKKEKRSADEPSFNRSLH; from the coding sequence ATGGACTTGCTTACCCAACCTAAAAAAAAGGCCGCACTAAGTTTTATATTTATCACCCTGCTTATTGATGTTATTGGCTTGGCCATTATCATTCCTGTGTTTCCAAAACTCATAGAAACGCTTATCCATGGCAATATCAGCCAGGCTTCAAAATATTCAGGGCTGTTACTGGTGGCTTACGCGGTTATGCAATTCCTGTTTTCGCCAATGGTGGGCAACCTCAGCGATAAATACGGGCGCAGGCCGGTACTTTTATTCTCGCTGTTAGGTTTCGGTATCGATTATCTTTTCCTGGCGTTTGCCCCTACCATAGGCTGGTTATTTGTGGGCCGTATTATAGCAGGCATAACAGGGGCAAGCTTTACAACAGCTTCTGCATATATTGCCGATGTTAGCGAACCCGAGAAACGCGCCCAAAACTTTGGAATGATCGGTGTGGCTTTTGGGCTTGGTTTTATTATCGGCCCATTTATAGGGGGCGTATTAGGTGATTTAGATACCAGATACCCCTTTTATGCAGCGGCGGCCCTGGCACTCTTAAATGCGGCCTATGGTTTTTTTATACTCCCCGAATCATTAGACAAAGAACACCGTCGCGAATTTGACTGGAAGCGTGCTAACCCAATGGGTTCGTTATTGCAATTGAAAAAATACCCGGCTGTAATTGGATTAGCTGCCTGCCTGTTCATTGTTTATTTTGCCGGCCATGCGGTACAAAGCGTATGGACATTTTATACAATAGAGAAGTTTAAATGGAGCGTGGCTACGGTTGGCTATTCGTTAACTTTTATAGGAGCAATGATAGCGCTGGTACAGGGTGGCTTAATACGTATAGCGATACCCAAACTTGGGCAAAACCGCAGCATTTGGATAGGGCTTATTTTATATGCTGCAGGTATGCTGCTTTTTGGCCTGGCCAACAAAAGCTGGATGATGTTTGCCTTTATGATACCTTACGCCTTAGGTGGTATTTGCGGCCCCGCCCTGCAAGGGGTGATGACCAACGAGGTACCGAAGAACGAGCAGGGCGAACTGCAGGGCGGCCTAACAAGCCTGATGAGCCTGAGTTCTATTTTCGGTCCCTGGTTCATGACCTGGATATTTGCTTACTTTACTGCTGATAACGCACCAGTTCATTTACCGGGCGCGCCATACTTTGTGGCATCGGCTTTGATGCTCATTGGCGCGATACTTGCCGTACGTAGTTTCAAAAAAGAAAAACGATCTGCAGATGAACCGTCTTTTAACCGCAGCTTACATTAA